A genomic window from Arvicola amphibius chromosome 5, mArvAmp1.2, whole genome shotgun sequence includes:
- the LOC119815756 gene encoding SIN3-HDAC complex-associated factor-like: MFGFYKPKMYRSIEGCCICRAKSSISQFTDSKSYEKDFQSCFGLYETHSGDICNACVLLVKRWKKLPGGKKKNWNHVVDARAGPSLKTTLKPKKVKTLSGNRMKSNQISKLQKEFKYHNSDAHSTTSSASPAQSRCYSNQSDDGSDTEMASSSNRTPVFSFLDLTYWKRQKICCGIIYKGRFGEVLIDTHLFKPCCSSKKAAAEKPKEQGPAPLPISTQEW; the protein is encoded by the exons ATGTTTGGTTTTTACAAGCCAAAGATGTACCGAAGTATAGAGGGCTGCTGTATCTGCAGAGCCAAATCCTCCATTTCCCAGTTCACGGACAGTAAAAGCTACGAAAAGGACTTCCAGAGCTGTTTTGGGTTGTACGAGACTCACTCAGGAGACATCTGCAATGCCTGTGTGCTGCTTGTGAAAAGATGGAAGAAGTTGCCaggggg aaaaaaaaaaaattggaatcaCGTGGTAGATGCAAGGGCAGGACCCAGTCTGAAGACAACGTTGAAACCAAAGAAGGTGaaaactctgtctggaaacagGATGAAAAGCAACCAGATCAGTAAACTGCAGAAGGAGTTTAAATACCACAATTCGGATGCTCACAGCACCACCTCAAGTGCCTCCCCTGCCCAGTCTCGCTGCTACAGTAACCAGTCGGACGATGGCTCAGATACGGAGATGGCGTCCAGCTCTAACAGGACCccagtgttttccttcttagatCTTACCTACTGGAAAAGACAGAAGATTTGTTGTGGGATCATCTACAAGGGCCGCTTTGGGGAGGTCCTCATAGACACGCATCTCTTCAAGCCTTGCTGCAGCAGTAAGAAGGCAGCTGCTGAGAAGCCCAAGGAGCAGGGGCCGGCGCCTCTGCCCATCTCTACTCAGGAGTGGTGA